The DNA sequence GTCTATGCGAATGTGGATATTTACGGTGTAGAACTCGCCGGGGCGCTCAAGAATATCTATGCCATTGTGGCCGGCCTCGCGTCTGCCCTGAGCATGGGGGAGAACGCCAATGCCATGCTTATTACACGTGGGCTGGCGGAAATGAGCCGCTTTGCAGTCAGCCTCGGAGCCAACCCCATGACATTCATGGGACTTGCTGGCGTAGGCGATCTGATTGTTACCTGTACTTCCTCCAAAAGCCGTAACTTCCGGGTTGGTTATGCCGTTGGCCAGGGCCAGAATCTTGATGATGCTGTTGCTGAGTTGGGCCAGGTAGCCGAGGGAATTTACACCCTTGAACTCGTAAAGGAAAAAGCGGAAGCAATTGGAATCTACATGCCCCTTGTTCGCGGCCTTTATGAAATCCTTTATGGAGACGCCTCGATCAGTGCGGTAATCAACAGCCTGATGATGTCTGTGCAGAACTCGGACGTAGAGTTCATCCTGCCCCGGACAATCGTAGAATAACTGGAACCACCACCGGAGGTTAGCTGTGCAACTGCTTATCATGCGTCATGGTGAAGCTGGCTGGCATTCGCTGGACCGGGAAAGGGCGCTCACTGAAAATGGCCGGCACCAGGCTGCGGAATGCGCATCACAGATTGCAGCATCGCCATGGCGACCGATGCAAATCTGGAGCAGCCCCTTCCTTCGGGCCAGGCAGACAGCGGCTATTGTTGCAGAGATTCTGAATTGCCCCGTGGACGAAAAGGTGTTTATTACTCCGGATGACGACCCCGGAGCATGCCTGGACGCTATTCTTGAAAACGCCCATTCTCCGCTTATGCTCGTTTCCCACATGCCCCTGGTAGGCAGTCTCTCCACATTGTTGATTGACGGGCACAGGCGGGGTATCCCCTTTATGACCGGGCAGGCTGTAGTGCTCGACATGCCAGTGGTCGGTCCCGGCTGTGCAGACTTGAAAGCCCAGTTTTTGCCCTGACTGTTTTGCAGGCAGGGTCATTTCTATTTTACCGAGTGCAGACTATGTACAGTTTTCCTATTGATTATGTAGAGCCAGTGTTCCGGCCTCCGAGTGAAGCCAAATCATTGATTCTTCCCGTCACCAATGGCTGCTCCTGGAATAAGTGTACATTCTGTGAAATGTACACCCAGCCCCAGAAAAAGTTCAGGGCCCGCAAGCCTGAAGATGTGAAACAGGATATCGACAATGCAGCCAGAAGTCTGGGCGGCGTGAAACGGGTATTTCTGGCCGACGGGGATGCCATGGTGGTACCAACGCGCCGGCTTCTGGAAATTCTGGCAGAACTGAAAACTGCGTTCCCGGAACTTCAGCGGGTTTCCAGCTACTGTCTTCCAAGGAATCTTGCGAAAAAATCTGTAGCGGAGCTCTCTCAATTAAGAGAGGCAGGCCTGAAAATCCTTTATGTGGGAATGGAGTCCGGCGACGATGAGGTACTGAAGCGGATTAATAAAGGGGAAACCTGGGAATCAACCCGGTCAGCCCTGGTGAAAATCCGCGAGGCAGGCCTGACCA is a window from the Marinobacter sp. ANT_B65 genome containing:
- a CDS encoding SixA phosphatase family protein; protein product: MQLLIMRHGEAGWHSLDRERALTENGRHQAAECASQIAASPWRPMQIWSSPFLRARQTAAIVAEILNCPVDEKVFITPDDDPGACLDAILENAHSPLMLVSHMPLVGSLSTLLIDGHRRGIPFMTGQAVVLDMPVVGPGCADLKAQFLP
- a CDS encoding radical SAM protein, which encodes MYSFPIDYVEPVFRPPSEAKSLILPVTNGCSWNKCTFCEMYTQPQKKFRARKPEDVKQDIDNAARSLGGVKRVFLADGDAMVVPTRRLLEILAELKTAFPELQRVSSYCLPRNLAKKSVAELSQLREAGLKILYVGMESGDDEVLKRINKGETWESTRSALVKIREAGLTSSVMVLNGLGGETLSRQHAINTATLCNETQPDYLSTLVVSFPQGEERFREGFGEDFVPLSQQGLFEEIRMFLEHLELDRTVFRSDHASNYLVLKGNLGRDKQKLLDQVNLAITNPGAVPLRPEWQRGL